In a single window of the Thiohalorhabdus sp. Cl-TMA genome:
- a CDS encoding VOC family protein, with amino-acid sequence MAEADIPITALSAVTVGVSSMARSVAFYRGLGFVMRYGGETESFTSFHAGAGYLNLAHYPERSAHWWGRIIFYVDDVDRQYRRALDQGIDPEFPPEDAPWGERYFHIIDPDGHEISFAKPL; translated from the coding sequence CTGAGTGCCGTCACCGTCGGTGTCTCCAGCATGGCCCGCTCCGTGGCCTTCTATCGGGGGCTGGGATTCGTCATGCGCTACGGCGGCGAGACCGAATCCTTCACCAGCTTTCATGCCGGCGCCGGCTACCTGAACTTGGCCCACTATCCGGAGCGCTCGGCCCACTGGTGGGGGCGGATAATTTTCTACGTGGATGATGTCGACCGCCAATACCGGCGCGCCCTGGATCAGGGCATCGACCCGGAGTTCCCTCCGGAAGACGCGCCCTGGGGGGAACGGTACTTCCACATCATCGATCCCGACGGGCACGAGATCAGTTTCGCTAAACCCCTATGA